One Panicum virgatum strain AP13 chromosome 9K, P.virgatum_v5, whole genome shotgun sequence genomic region harbors:
- the LOC120652852 gene encoding uncharacterized protein LOC120652852, with translation MEFYVDEKWKFSKKSRNNGSRRVPGAGAGGGDHFLKRSSSMRDGVQAIGRRGSSAGAAAGGGCGAPHPSFSSRCAGLVKEQRARFYIMRRCVTMLVCWKDCS, from the coding sequence ATGGAGTTCTACGTCGACGAGAAGTGGAAGTTCTCCAAGAAGAGCCGGAACAACGGGAGCCGGCGCGTCCCgggcgccggggccggcggcggggaccaTTTCCTCAAGCGGTCGTCCAGCATGCGGGACGGCGTCCAGGCGATCGGCAGGCGCgggagcagcgccggcgccgcggcgggcggcgggtgcGGCGCGCCGCACCCGTCCTTCTCCAGCCGGTGCGCGGGGCTCGTCAAGGAGCAGCGCGCGCGCTTCTACATCATGCGCCGCTGCGTCACCATGCTCGTCTGCTGGAAGGACTGCTCgtag